The Gossypium hirsutum isolate 1008001.06 chromosome A03, Gossypium_hirsutum_v2.1, whole genome shotgun sequence genome contains the following window.
atttttgctCGACTCAAGATTGAATCCAAACCTAATGTCCCACCAAAGAATGCTAGATAAAAAGAAGTGTGACTGGAAATATCTATAATGAAAGATGAATGATGAGGGCAAGGgggttaattaaaattaaaatttaattaaaagaataattgcCCATAGAATTTTAATtcagttaaaaaatttaaaaaataataaatattaatgtgagtttttttatatatttttatatataatctaaatatatatatataatacaatttttaacttaaaacattatGGTATTTAATCTCTTAACTTTACCATTTCAACCAAAGCCTCgtttaaattttatatcattttttataagtatatatatgaagCTTTCCATTTACATTGTAGATGTGTTATAATCTAATATAAATAATTAGGCTAAAGTGTAAAGAAGTTTATTCACTACATTTATCTTTTTaggatatatattaaaaatttaaaaaaaaaaacataaagagaaACAAAACGCAGGACAACTTTTAAATTTACTTGTAAAGTTACAGTATTCTATGTCACAGATGGAGTCACGACTTTGCCCGATTCGTCTAGCCCACATCCTTAAATGCAAAGGAGCGCACCAACAAGTGTTGGAAGGAGTAgaagtgaattttcttctcaagtatttgaattaagTTCAAATCTTAGAGTTGATTGTTGGAATAATTTTACCTGAATACTACTTCTTATTTGAACAAGATTGATCTCAAAAAccgtaaaataaatgaaaacacatgtgatttacaaaaaaagaaaaaaggaaaacttgagctaaaaatttaattcaactcaatttaattattaaaaagtcAACTTATCTGAACTcaaaatgaattgaaattgacgtgaaaataaaaaaaatccaaaattgaccctaaaattaaaagcaaaattaactttgtttttataccatttttatctataacttttaaatttaaacttatatattttatattattacaaaaattataatattaacctAATTAATACTCAATCacgataattttaaaatttaaaataagtagaGTCCATCCTATCCATAATCAAGTGGACTTGCTGGGTATTATGAATATGGAAACCCAAAATGTAATGCCCCATCTCCTTGTTACAGTTTGATGCCTCTTTTTAAACCCCTTTTCAAAgctaaaataaacaaaacccaCCCTCTCAACCACCTTCACCAATAGACCAACCGCCCACCTCCCTCCTCCCCACAGAGCCACTGCCAAACCTCCAAACAAAAAAAGAATACTGATTAAAAAACCCTAATCCCCCTCTTTTGACCCTCCTTCTTCAATCATTGCCCTTCTTCCTTTAACCAAACAAGCCCCCAAGAACCTAAAACAAGctttcttttattctttaatGGTGTTTTCAATTTCAAATTGAGTCTTGGTAAGGGGAAAAAAGTATCGATCAAATGTGGCGGCCGTGGGGTAGCAGCAAAAAATCACCGGTGCGGCGGATTCACGACACGTCATCTCCTTTCTCCTGCTCGTCTTTCAAAGATATACTACACCTTTGCGCTGAGGATTattctccttcttcttctcttcccctCTCTTCGGCAGCCAAAAGAACCGCCAATGTCTTCCACCGTGTCCGGATCGCCAACTCTATACTCCGCGCCTGGGGCGAAACCCGGCCCGAATCCAACAGGAAGTTACTGGATTCGGTTTCGGATCGATCCGTTTCCGTTTCGATCCCGGACGCCGATAAGCGCATTGTGGTCTACTACACCAGCCTGCGCGTGGTCCGGTCGACCTTCGAGGACTGCAAAGCCGTACGATCGATCCTCCGGGGGTTCCGTGTCTCGATTGACGAGCGAGATCTGTCGATGGACTCACGGTTCTTGGACGAGTTGAAGGGGATCTTGGGGAAAAGCAAGTTGTCCTTGCCGCGGGTGTTCATCGGCGGAAGGTATTTGGGCGGGGCGGAGGAAATCAAGCAGCTACACGAGACCGGCGAACTCAAGAAGTTAATGGAAGGACTGTCGGCGGCCGAACCCGCTACCTGCGGTGTCTGCGGCGGTTACAGGTTCGTGTTGTGCGACGAGTGTAACGGTAGCCGTAAAATTTACACTGAAAAATCTGGGTTCAAGATTTGTACGGACTGTAACGAAAATGGTCTCATCAGGTGCCCTTCTTGCTCTTATGCTCCCCTCTAAAAAAATTAACGCCTTTTTCTTTTAACTATAAAAGGGAAAATTTTCGCTTATGGCTCTAGCTCGATCTCTTATGCCCCCTTCTATTCTATTATAGCTCTGACTTGAATTGATTCTGAATTTAATGGGAGTCCAATCTAGCTACTAACGTTAACGTTGGATTCCAACAATAAAAAActgaccttttttttattttttgtagcATTAAAAAGCAGTGAACATTGAAAGGGACAAACAGTAGCATTTTAGCATGCTTAAGTTTTGTGTAACTGTAATTGATTTTAGTGTTAATGggtagagtttttttttcttttttttttctccctattattattcaattatcaTGAACAATTAGTACTTTGTTACAAGGTCTTCTTGTTATTACATTCCCTGGAACTGTTTAGAATGATGTTTTGAAAGATGCGAAAGCAGtagtaaataaaataatgatttgcAAGAACATATGTTGGGGTTTGTCCGCAAAACAGGGGTTCCTATTTGAGGCCAAAAAAATCTGGGTTCCTGCATGTTTAAGAGATTCTTTCCATAATTACTAGGCTTGATAATGAAGAGAAGAAAAGCTGGGTGACCATGGATCCAGGATTTACGGGCAGTTTTTTTACCCTGTTTGTCTTGTCACCCGTAAGacttgatttagggtttaaatgaTTTTTACTCTAGGTTTTGGGCTCGCTTCATTTAAGTTTATGATTTTGGATTTTGCCATTTGAATAATTGAGCTCCTTGGTGGGATCATGTTGGATACTTCCAAATATAAGTGAtggaaggatttttttttttgaattaggtAAAATCCAAACAATCAATTTGACTAGCACAACTCGAACATAGGTCATATATGGAGCAATGAATACCCTTGATGACTAGCTCAACTCGAACGTAGGTCACATCCGGGCCAATGAACTCTTGACCATCAGGACATTATATGttgtatatttaaatattaatcttcaaatattcattttttgaATATATTTGGATATCTGAATCTATTAttgatttcattttatttttgagttgtagtatttaatttgatttctatttaaatctaaatttatttgatcttgattctttactatttaaatttaaatgattttggttcaatttgatttgattttttatttacaaagtaaacaaattattattgttatccgaagtgaaattaaattttatcaaattccTTTTtaggatataaaaataaatattttatgatatctaaaaataaatatttaaaataaaaataactttaaaaagtgtatacaaattattttttaaaaaataaaaataaataaaaaactaaatttttgcAAGATAATCgtaatttctttttttccttatttctaaAATTGACCCCAACCAAACTATCTCACTCCTAATAAAAATGATTGCTCCTTATGGACAATTTCCAGCTTATGTTGAATAAACTATGTAACCTTTATAGAAAGGGATATGGAGGgttaatattgaattgatgatggTTGTAGTTGTAGTAGACATGGACAAAAACCTTGAAAAAGACTTCGAATCTAATTAATCCAGTCCCAATCTCAATTTAATTTACTTCCCAAAAATTAGCAACTCGAACCTAAATAGATTTGTACTTAAATAATACGAACAAGtaactcaaaattatttaaacTTGAAGTTATCTAAATTCGTAATAACTTAAAAAATCCAAACCAAATCTTGAATTTAAACAACACAAACTTGAAATGGTTTGGTGAACTATATTACTATTAGAAAGTGTCATGGGCTGCAAATCAAAGCTTCTGACAAATGTATACGGAATGTCTCATGAAGGTTAATTGATCAAATGATGCTCATTTAATCCACTTGAATTAGCTCGATTCGTGGAATATATGAAGAAATTTATCTACTTGAAGTCTTGTGACCCAATTAGACACTCCAGTAAAACTTGAGTTATTAGGATTCTCATATTGTAGATAGATCCTAATCTCAACTGTTAATGTAATTTGATCTGTACAATTAGATTTGGGGAGGGCAACCTTTCCTTTCATTTGTAATCTTCCAAAGTAGTAGAGAtactttgagagcatttactcgaACATCTTGTATGTGTTacttttttgtggcattttttttattttttcgttgCTCATTCATTTT
Protein-coding sequences here:
- the LOC107963846 gene encoding uncharacterized protein At5g39865 isoform X1 encodes the protein MWRPWGSSKKSPVRRIHDTSSPFSCSSFKDILHLCAEDYSPSSSLPLSSAAKRTANVFHRVRIANSILRAWGETRPESNRKLLDSVSDRSVSVSIPDADKRIVVYYTSLRVVRSTFEDCKAVRSILRGFRVSIDERDLSMDSRFLDELKGILGKSKLSLPRVFIGGRYLGGAEEIKQLHETGELKKLMEGLSAAEPATCGVCGGYRFVLCDECNGSRKIYTEKSGFKICTDCNENGLIRCPSCSYAPL
- the LOC107963846 gene encoding uncharacterized protein At5g39865 isoform X2, producing MWRPWGSSKKSPVRRIHDTSSPFSCSSFKDILHLCAEDYSPSSSLPLSSAAKRTANVFHRVRIANSILRAWGETRPESNRKLLDSVSDRSVSVSIPDADKRIVVYYTSLRVVRSTFEDCKAVRSILRGFRVSIDERDLSMDSRFLDELKGILGKSKLSLPRVFIGGRYLGGAEEIKQLHETGELKKLMEGLSAAEPATCGVCGGYRFVLCDECNGSRKIYTEKSGFKICTDCNENGLISIKKQ
- the LOC107963846 gene encoding uncharacterized protein At5g39865 isoform X3; translation: MWRPWGSSKKSPVRRIHDTSSPFSCSSFKDILHLCAEDYSPSSSLPLSSAAKRTANVFHRVRIANSILRAWGETRPESNRKLLDSVSDRSVSVSIPDADKRIVVYYTSLRVVRSTFEDCKAVRSILRGFRVSIDERDLSMDSRFLDELKGILGKSKLSLPRVFIGGRYLGGAEEIKQLHETGELKKLMEGLSAAEPATCGVCGGYRFVLCDECNGSRKIYTEKSGFKICTDCNENGLIR